DNA sequence from the Sphingomonas taxi genome:
TACGTCGTCCATCGCCACCACCAGCCGCGTCTCCGGCACGCGCAGGCCCGGTGACAGCCGCTGCGCTTCCCGTTTCGCGGTCTCCTTGTCGACGAAGGCGCGTTCGAGCGGCGTCCAGCGCGGATCGATCATCCGGTCGAAGATCACGTCGTTGATCGTCGAGCGCGGGTCGGCGGCGGGCAGCGGCCATCGGCCGAAGCGGCGCCGGAAATGCGGACCGGCGATGACATGGTTGAACGCGCGCGTCATCGGCGCGGCGGCATCGAACGCCACACCGTCGGCGGCCTGACAGGCGTCGTCATCGGCCGCAGGCGTATCCGCAACGCGGCAGGAGACGGGCGGGCGGGTGCGATCCATCCCTTCGGGTAGCGTGGGGTTAGGGTGCAGGCAATCGCCACGACCGCGGACGCCCATATGCTCCGGCCACAAGCCGTTAACAATAAGACATGGTCCAGCAATTGATATTGCTAGTGACTCGCAACAACGATGCCGTTAGGTCGCGGGCATCGAAGGGGAAGTGAAGTGATCTATCTGGGCGTTCTACTCGCAGGCGTGGCTCCCGTGAATGGTGCCGCGCCCATGCCGGCCTCGTCGGCCAAGGCCGAACCCGTCGCGGCTGGCGCCGCCGATCCGCAGCGGGATGACGAGATCCTCGTCGTCGGCAAGAGCTATGGCCGCGGCGTCGGCAAGACCGTCACGCCGCTCAAGGACACGCCCAACACGATCACCGTCGTCGACCGCGAACAGATCGAGGCGCAGAACCTCTTCACGCTCGAAGACGCGCTGACCGCGACCAACGGCATCACCGTCAACGGCGTCGGCAGCGAGGACCCGTCGTTCCTCTCGCGCGGCTTCGCGATCAACAACTATCTGATCGACGGCGTCCCGACGCTGTCGGTCAACTTTCCCTCGGCGGTGCCCGATCTGTTCTTCTACGACCGGCTCGAGGTGCTGCGGGGGCCGGCCGGGCTGTTCAGCGGCTCGGGCAATCCCGCCGGCAGCATCAATCTCGTGCGCAAGCGGCCGCTCGATACCGCCCGGATGCAGGCGAGCGCCGGCTACGGCAGCTACGACAATCTCCGCCTGGAACTCGACGTCTCGACCCCGGTCGGCGGCGTCGCCGCGCTCCGCGCCGGCGTCATGGCGCAGGATCAAAACCAGTTCTTCGACACGGCGCATCGCAACCGGCTCGACGCCTTCGCCGTGGGTACGCTGGAGATCGGTTCGCGGACGACGCTGACCGCGGGCGCGAATTACGATCGCTTCCGCCCGGCGGTCCAGTCCGGCCTGCCCGGCTATGCCGGCGGTGCCGACGGCAGCGACGGGCGTCTGCTCGACGTGCGGCGATCGACCTATCTGGGCGCCGACTGGAACCGCTTCGATGCGAAGACCTGGTCGGGCTTCGTCGAGCTGGCGCATCGCGTCTCCGATCGCTGGACGTTGCGCGCGACCGGGCTCTACACCGATGTCGACCGCGTCGACGTCTACAGCTATATCGGCGCGCAGCCGGTGACGCCGGCCAACCGCGGCCTCACCAACCAGATCGCCTATCGCGGCGACAGCAAGCAGCAGACGCGGTCGTTCGACGTCAACGGCATCGGCAGCTTTCCGCTGTTCGGGCGCGACCAGACGCTGATCCTCGGCGCCGATTACCAGGCGAGTGCCGGCACCTCCTATTTCACCCGCCTGTCGAACTATGCGCGGATCGACGTCTTCAATCCCGTCTCGCCGGCCGAGCCGCCGCTCGATCCCTATGGCCCGCTGCCGCCCTATCCGGTGCAGGGCACCGCGGGGATCTGCACGCCGGTGCAGACGCCGGCGCAATGCGTCACGCAGGTCTATGGCGGATCGGTCACCCACCTCGAACAATATGGCCTGTACGGCCAGATGCGGCTCAGCCCGCTCGCCGGGCTGACGCTGATCGGCGGCGGAAGGCTGACCTGGTTCGATACCGACACGCGCACGGTGTTGCCGACCCCGGGGGCCCGCACCGGCTATACGATCGACAACCGCTTCACGCCTTATGCCGGATTGGTCTGGGACGTGACCCGCCACCTCAACCTCTACGCCAGCTACGCCGACAGTTTCACGCCGCAGGCGCAGCCGGTCGGTCGCCAGCGCGGCGACGGCGGCAGAATCGAGCCGATGGTCGGCGAGCAGTTCGAGGCAGGCAGCAAGGTCTCGCTGATGCACGACCGGCTGTTGCTCTCCGCCGCGGCCTATCAGATCACGCAGCGCAACCGGCTGTTCAACGACCCCGTCGACGCGAATCTCTACTACCAGCTCGGCAAGGTACGCGCGCGCGGCATCGAGCTGGAGGCGACGGGCGAGATCCTGCCCGGCTGGCGGATCAACGGCGGCTACAGCTACACGCGCACCAAGTTGTTGGAGGACATCAACCCGGCGCTGGAGGGCACATCGCTGGTCCCGGTGATCCCCCGCCACATGGGCAAGCTGTTCACCAATTACGCGCCGACAAACGGCATGCTGGCCGGCGCCAGCATCGGCGGCGGCCTGACCGTCTTCGGGGCGACCTCCGGCGGCACGCGGTCGTCGATCGCCGCCAACGGCACGCGCGTGCTGTCCACCCTGGTTCGACAGGGCAGCTACGCCGTGCTCGACCTGCGCGCGGGCTACAAGCTCACCGAGCAGCTCGGCGTGTCGATCAACGTCAACAACGTGCTCGATCGCACCTATTACGCACGCATCTTCTCGACCGCGCGCGGGAATTATTACGGCAGTCCCCGCACGGTATTCGCGACCTTGCGCTACACGCTGGGATAAGGCGTGTTGGATGTCGCGACGGCGCCGGCGATTGCCTCTGCTGGCGACGTCCGTCGATCGCGGCATTCGATCTGGCGAAAGCGGGGCATCTAGGCACCAACGCTCGAAAACTGCTGACGATAGGCGGTCGGGCTCGTGCCCAGCCTCGTGCGGAAATGATGCCGCAGGGTCTCCGCGGAGCCGAAGCCGCTGCCCTGTGCCACCCGCTCGATCGACACGCGGGTCGTCTCCAGGAGCAATCTGGCGCGTTCGAGCCTGAGGCTGAGCAACCACTCGCCCGGCGTCGTGCCGGTCGTGTCGTGAAACCGGCGAAGAAAGGTTCGTCGGCTCATGCAGGCTTCGGCTGCCAGGGCATTGATATCGACATCGACATCGATCCGGCTTCGCAGCTTATCGAGCAGCGGAGCCAAGGCGGCGTTCTCCCTGACCGGCAATGGTTGATTGACGAACTGGGCTTGTCCACCCTGCCTGTGCGGCGGCACCACCATTCTCTGGGCGACGCGATTGGCTGCGATCGGTCCATGGTCGCGCCTGATCAGATGCAGGCAGACATCCAGTCCGGCAGCGCAGCCGGCGGATGTGAGTATATCACCTTCATCAACATACAGGACGGCGGGCTGGACGTCGATCGCGGGGTAATTGGTCGAAAGCACCGTCGCATGGTGCCAGTGAGTGGTAGCGCGGCGACCGTTCAGCAATCCGGCGGCAGCCAACACGAAGCTGCCGGTGCAGATCGATACAAACCGGCAGCCGCGCCGGCCAGCACGCTGCAAAGCCTCTACGAGCGCGTCCGGGACCGGCTCGTTTACGGCGCGCCAGCCGGGAACGACGATCGTCCCAGCTTCTTCGAGGAGCTCAAGCCCGCCGTCGATCGCCAGTCTTACGCCTCCGCCCGCGCGCAGCGGCGTCGCTTCCGCAGACGCAACAGCCACATCATACCATCGCTCCTCCCATCCCGGCGGCGGCGGCCCTAACGTTTCGAGGGCAGTGCTGAACTCGAACAGGCAAAGTCCGTCATACGCCAGGATCACCACGAAGGGTCTGCAGGCCGGAGCCGACTTTGGCATGATCTTGACGATAGCTGTCATCGCTGCCGATGGCCAGCACGAGCACGCAAGCGCAAGTCATGCCCTCTTTTGTCATGCGGTGGGCCGGCACGATGATCGATCCTCATGAATGCAGCGCAGCGTTCACCCGTCGATGCTTGGTCGACGTTTGGACAGCCGCATGATCGCCATCGCCATGCTCATGGGCCTGCTCGCCGCGCTGGGCTGGGGGGCAGCCGACTATCTTGCGGGCAGTACAGCCAAACTGATCGGGATACGCAGGACTGCAGTGTTCACGCAGTCGATGGGATGGCTGGCGGTCACGCTGGTGCTGATCGCAATGCCGTCGCTGCGGGGAAAGGCATGCGCGGCATCCGCTTCGGGATGGTCGTACGGCGTTCTTGCCGTGGCGTTCAATCTCGCTGGCTCGATGTCGCTGCTCCGCGCCTTTTCGATCGGTCGCGCCTCGTTAGTCGCACCGTTAATCACGACTTATGCCGCCGTGACGGCATGTCTCGGTCTGGCGATCAGCGGCGATCGATTGAGCGGTTTTCGTCTGGCCGGACTCGTGATCTGCCTGATCGGCGCGCCGCTGGCGGCGGTCGCCCCAAGCCGCCAAGACGGGCTTGGAGCCGACGGCGTCGGTTACGCTGTGCTGACCGCTCTGTGCTTCGGCGTCGGCTTTTGGATACAGGGCAAGTTCTCCGTTCCCGCGATTGGCGCGACGCCCATGCTGTGGCTGTTTTTCGGGATCGGCATTCTCGTGCTCGCGCCGACGCTTGCGTTGCGCCGGGACCGGATCTTGCCGCACCGGAATGCGCTGCCGCTGCTCGTGCTGCAAAGCCTGTGCAATCTCATGGGCTATGGGACCTTCGCAGTGGGGTTGGCGACGGGAGCCATCACGGTCGTCACTGTGCTGAGCACCTTCGCCGCAGCCGTTACCGCGATATTCGGGCTCGTCCTGCGGAGGGAGAGGCTGTCCCGCCCGCAAACCGCCGGCGTGTCCGCCATTCTGATCGGCGCGGCCCTCCTCGCCGTCTGATCTCGCGCGGCCGGCGGGTCGGGTTCAATCGTAGTAGAACGGCGACCGCGCCGTCCATCCGGAGCGGGGATACCGCCGGTGCAGCAGCAGGAACGCGCGGCGACCGAGATGGTCGTGGTTGCCACCCCAGCGCGCAACACGGATCAGGCGATACAGGGCTTCGGCTGCCCGGGGGTCACCCGGATGGCGGACGACGTAAGTGAGCGCACTATTCCATAGCGATATACCTGCCGTCTGGACTGTCACCGGACGCCCGCTGTCGTCGAAGTGGCGCATCGAGACGATGAAGGCACGGCGCTCCGCCAGGGCGCGGGGCAGCGTCGCCCGCACGAAGGGCGGATAATGCAGCGGCAGGATGCCGGAGCCACACTTTTCCAGACAAGCGAGATCCGCGCGGTCGGCCTCGCGATCCGACGCGTAGGCGCTGCTCCAATAGCCGTTGGGCAGATATGCGCTGGCGGGCGGGAACGGGCGGGACGGCCCGTGCTGGCCGGGGAGTGGCAGCAGCAGATCCACCCAATAGCCGCCGAACTGGCGTACCGTGCCGGTCGGACGGGCGTAATCCGCGAGATCGACGCGCAGGCTCGGGATCTTCATCATCACGAACGCCTCGGCGAACAGCTTGTCCGCGCCCGGCGGCGTCGCCGCGATCCGGCGCCAGTCTGCGGCGACCTGTGGGAGCAGGGTCACCAACCGGGCGGCGAGACGATCCACCGCCGCATCGTCGCGCAGCTGCACCGCCCGCACGAAGCTGGTGAGGGCGATGTCGAGCCGGATCTCGCGCGGCATCGCGGTCATGTCGGCGACCGCCATCCGCTCGTGCAGCGGCAGCCGGTCGATCACCGCGCGCGCGTCCGGCCCGAGGCCGGCGAACCCACCCGACGGGCGTCGGCCGATCAGGCCGTCGCCCGCCGTCCGGACGTCGGCGGTGCAGGTCGAGAGCCCCGTCCGGCAATAAGGCGCGCGCAGCGCATGGGCGGCGAAATCCGCAAGCGACGCGGCCGTCTGCGTGCGCACCGCCTTGAAGACGTTGCGATCCGACCGGATGAGGTCGTCGCGCGCCAGCACCGCGTCCGCCTCCGCCCGGATCTGTGCGGCGTCCGCCCGTGGCGTCAGCAGGCGGAGCCGATGATAACGCGCGGTCAGCCATGCCGGATCGGTAGCCGGCACCCGTCCCGCCGCCTCGGCCAGCGCGGCCGCGCCCGCGTCCGCCGGGTCGGCGAGCAACAATGCGGCGATGAGCCAGGCGGTGCGGTGGCCGGCGTTCCAGCGTTCCTGCGCGTGCGTCGAAGCGGCGACACGATCCTTCGCCTGGATCGTCCGGATCCAGTCCGCCGCCTCCGGCTTGGCCGGATGACGGTCGGCGAGCGTGAGATAGTCGCGAACGGCGACCGCGACCTCGGGCAAGGGTGCGGGCGCGTTCAGGTCGCGGTCCAGCCGTAAGAGAAGCCGATCGGGATGCTCGTGGAAGGCGAGGATCTGGCGCATCCGCATCAGCTCGCCCCGTCCGAACGTGCCGGCAGGCGCTGCGGCGAGCCGATCGAGCGCCGCATGCGCCGCGGCCAAGCGCGCAGGTGCCGGGGCATCGATCGCGGCACGCAGCAGCGCCCGCGCCGACAGGTACAGGCCGGACGGTCGCCAGGGCGATGCCACATCCCCGGCGATCGCGGCGAAGCGGCGGGCGGCCTCGTCGGCCTGACCGTTGTAGAGCGCCAATGCCGCCTCCTGATAGGCGCGATCGGAGCGAAGCCACGACGGCGCAGCGGCCGGCAGCGGCGCCAGCGCGGCGACCGGCTTGGAACAGGCGGCGAAGACGGCGTCCTGCGCGTCGAGCCATGCCCGCACGGCAGGCGCCGCTCTGCCGTAGCGCCGCGCCCGGTCGGCGAGGGTCGCGGCGGCGGTGGTGAAGGCATCGTCGAAGCAGGTGGGGATCGCGACGAAGTTCGGACCATTTCGCTCCGCCGCGATCCAATAGACCTCCGTCGCACCCGGTATCGTGCGGCGGACGTCCAGCCAGTCGTGCTGCCTTGTGGCGGGCGTGCCGCAGCACGGCGCGACGAGGGCATCTGCGGCGCTCTGTCCCACCTGCAGTCCGGTCAGCCGCCGCCAGTCGAGGAACAACAGCGCATCCGTCGTCGCGCCCTTCACGATCGGCAGCCGCCCGCCCGCCAGCGCGGCGCGTTCGGTCGCATCCTGCGGGTCGGCGAAGACGTATACGGGCCGGGGCGTCGGATCGCCCGAGCCGAGCGCCCGCGTCGCGAGCGCCGCCGCGAGGACGACACCGATCGGAACGCGCCACCTCACCGCCATCGCCGTACCTCCCGCTCCGCCGCGGCGAAGTCGCGCGGCGTCCAGCTTCGCGGATCGAACAGATACACCCGCCGTCCCGCCGGCGCCCGCGGCACCGGCGTGCCGACCGCCACCCCGAGCGCGCCGCGGCAGCGATCATGCCGCAGATCGCCGCCCTCCGCCAGCATCGCCCGCACGGTCTCACCGCGCCGTCCCATGCGGAAGAGCATGGGAACGACTTCGTCGACCGGCGCCCGCCCCAGCCAGTCCTCGCCGCACCACGACGCCAGCGCGGTCATCGACAACACGGTCGCGCGGGGCAGCGCGCGGCGGACGTCGCCGAGGACGTCCAGCAATATCGCGCGTTCGGACGCACGCACCTCGAAATCGACCTGCACGCGCCGGGCGGGCAGGCGGGTGGCGTAATGCAGGATCGCCGCGGCCGTCGTCGCGCGCATCGTCGCATTCCAGACGAGGGGGCGGTCGCGGCGGATCTCGACATGGACGACGCTGGTCGTCGGCGGCTCGGCGACGAGCAGCGGATGGCGCCGCCCGCGCGCCTCGACCGCCGCGCCATCGAGCACGATCGAGCCACTCTCGACCGCGACCTCCGCGC
Encoded proteins:
- a CDS encoding DMT family transporter, which translates into the protein MIAIAMLMGLLAALGWGAADYLAGSTAKLIGIRRTAVFTQSMGWLAVTLVLIAMPSLRGKACAASASGWSYGVLAVAFNLAGSMSLLRAFSIGRASLVAPLITTYAAVTACLGLAISGDRLSGFRLAGLVICLIGAPLAAVAPSRQDGLGADGVGYAVLTALCFGVGFWIQGKFSVPAIGATPMLWLFFGIGILVLAPTLALRRDRILPHRNALPLLVLQSLCNLMGYGTFAVGLATGAITVVTVLSTFAAAVTAIFGLVLRRERLSRPQTAGVSAILIGAALLAV
- a CDS encoding TonB-dependent siderophore receptor, which produces MPASSAKAEPVAAGAADPQRDDEILVVGKSYGRGVGKTVTPLKDTPNTITVVDREQIEAQNLFTLEDALTATNGITVNGVGSEDPSFLSRGFAINNYLIDGVPTLSVNFPSAVPDLFFYDRLEVLRGPAGLFSGSGNPAGSINLVRKRPLDTARMQASAGYGSYDNLRLELDVSTPVGGVAALRAGVMAQDQNQFFDTAHRNRLDAFAVGTLEIGSRTTLTAGANYDRFRPAVQSGLPGYAGGADGSDGRLLDVRRSTYLGADWNRFDAKTWSGFVELAHRVSDRWTLRATGLYTDVDRVDVYSYIGAQPVTPANRGLTNQIAYRGDSKQQTRSFDVNGIGSFPLFGRDQTLILGADYQASAGTSYFTRLSNYARIDVFNPVSPAEPPLDPYGPLPPYPVQGTAGICTPVQTPAQCVTQVYGGSVTHLEQYGLYGQMRLSPLAGLTLIGGGRLTWFDTDTRTVLPTPGARTGYTIDNRFTPYAGLVWDVTRHLNLYASYADSFTPQAQPVGRQRGDGGRIEPMVGEQFEAGSKVSLMHDRLLLSAAAYQITQRNRLFNDPVDANLYYQLGKVRARGIELEATGEILPGWRINGGYSYTRTKLLEDINPALEGTSLVPVIPRHMGKLFTNYAPTNGMLAGASIGGGLTVFGATSGGTRSSIAANGTRVLSTLVRQGSYAVLDLRAGYKLTEQLGVSINVNNVLDRTYYARIFSTARGNYYGSPRTVFATLRYTLG
- the ftrA gene encoding transcriptional regulator FtrA, whose product is MTAIVKIMPKSAPACRPFVVILAYDGLCLFEFSTALETLGPPPPGWEERWYDVAVASAEATPLRAGGGVRLAIDGGLELLEEAGTIVVPGWRAVNEPVPDALVEALQRAGRRGCRFVSICTGSFVLAAAGLLNGRRATTHWHHATVLSTNYPAIDVQPAVLYVDEGDILTSAGCAAGLDVCLHLIRRDHGPIAANRVAQRMVVPPHRQGGQAQFVNQPLPVRENAALAPLLDKLRSRIDVDVDINALAAEACMSRRTFLRRFHDTTGTTPGEWLLSLRLERARLLLETTRVSIERVAQGSGFGSAETLRHHFRTRLGTSPTAYRQQFSSVGA